The Primulina eburnea isolate SZY01 chromosome 8, ASM2296580v1, whole genome shotgun sequence genome contains a region encoding:
- the LOC140838484 gene encoding uncharacterized protein has product MEVANSETDLEINYNSEASTGDKQKREGKSRSKVWEHFTKLIKEDGRSDKCQCNHCQKIFSCSSRSGTTHLLRHIADGICPVLNKEKGRTLPITSYLRGGIEQKTSHLHWKFDQGLGQSSIPQCLAVEIEPLAGRLFGPEYQSLKTVEDDYDGQEPLTSQVKLPLQSALKSHPDGEAWMKELRRCVTKLVELMNGRIPVSLQALAVATPDYSISTALKSLNEMEDIPQSSEMYLDAIEILQDSEERECFVCLPPEPRRRWLQRMLHRRHPLRYNSNK; this is encoded by the coding sequence ATGGAAGTTGCAAACAGTGAAACTGATCTGGAGATCAACTATAATTCTGAAGCGAGCACGGGTGACAAACAAAAAAGAGAAGGAAAGTCAAGATCTAAAGTTTGGGAACATTTCACGAAGCTTATCAAGGAGGATGGGAGAAGTGATAAATGTCAGTGCAATCACTGTCAGAAGATATTTTCTTGTTCCAGCAGAAGCGGGACGACCCATCTCCTCCGGCACATAGCAGATGGAATATGCCCTGTCTTAAACAAAGAAAAGGGCAGAACATTACCGATAACTAGTTATCTAAGAGGTGGCATAGAGCAAAAAACAAGCCATTTACATTGGAAGTTTGATCAAGGACTTGGCCAATCCTCGATCCCACAATGCCTGGCTGTTGAAATTGAACCATTAGCAGGAAGGCTGTTTGGTCCCGAATATCAGTCTCTTAAAACGGTCGAAGATGATTATGATGGTCAAGAACCATTAACTTCACAAGTAAAACTTCCCCTTCAATCTGCATTAAAATCTCATCCTGATGGAGAGGCATGGATGAAGGAACTCCGAAGATGTGTTACTAAACTCGTCGAACTCATGAATGGAAGAATTCCTGTATCCCTTCAGGCATTGGCTGTTGCCACTCCGGATTACTCAATATCTACTGCCCTGAAGAGTTTGAATGAAATGGAAGATATCCCTCAGTCTAGTGAGATGTATTTGGATGCTATCGAGATTTTACAGGATTCCGAGGAAAGAGAGTGCTTTGTTTGTTTGCCCCCTGAACCACGCAGAAGATGGCTGCAAAGGATGTTGCATCGTCGGCATCCCTTGCGATATAATTCTAATAAATGA